The Brachyspira hyodysenteriae ATCC 27164 genome includes a window with the following:
- a CDS encoding UDP-N-acetylmuramate dehydrogenase has translation MNMQENYKMVENFLKERNIEYYINQAFSKFSSFYVGGNIDLYIIVKKISDFLDLANFLYKNFIDYFVMGDTSKVIVSDNGYNGIIVSLEGEFESFEFLEDGVLKSNSSAILERLSHESRIRNFSGLEFVALVNTRIGAAIYDKLESFGISLLNFVKSVTLFNKQDCTVTELSKDEYLALTDKEKRFIIILSAVLVLEKDSPESIDNRIDWFRYIRGSVAPTEASIGPVFEDFYDIKAYEMVERVGGLDMQFGAMKWHKRFPNYIINESLYNSETECRAEDVINLIEDTRKKIEQHYAFNPKINIVLLS, from the coding sequence ATGAATATGCAAGAAAATTACAAAATGGTTGAGAACTTTCTCAAAGAAAGAAATATAGAATATTATATAAATCAAGCTTTTAGTAAATTCAGCAGTTTTTATGTAGGCGGAAATATTGATTTGTATATCATTGTTAAAAAAATATCTGATTTTTTAGATCTTGCTAATTTTTTATATAAGAATTTTATTGATTATTTTGTTATGGGTGATACTAGTAAGGTTATAGTTTCTGATAATGGGTATAATGGTATAATAGTTTCATTGGAAGGGGAGTTTGAATCTTTTGAGTTTTTGGAAGATGGTGTTTTGAAATCTAATAGTTCTGCTATTTTAGAGAGACTTTCTCATGAATCGAGAATTAGAAATTTTTCAGGATTAGAATTTGTGGCTTTAGTTAATACTAGAATAGGGGCTGCTATATATGATAAATTGGAATCTTTTGGAATATCTTTGCTTAATTTTGTTAAATCTGTAACATTGTTTAATAAACAGGATTGTACTGTAACAGAACTAAGTAAAGATGAATATTTAGCTTTAACTGATAAGGAGAAAAGATTTATAATTATATTATCAGCTGTATTGGTATTAGAAAAAGATAGTCCTGAAAGTATTGATAATAGAATAGATTGGTTTAGATATATAAGAGGTTCTGTTGCTCCTACAGAGGCCAGCATAGGTCCTGTATTTGAAGATTTTTATGATATTAAGGCTTATGAGATGGTAGAGAGGGTAGGCGGACTTGATATGCAGTTTGGGGCTATGAAATGGCATAAGCGATTTCCTAATTATATTATTAATGAATCTTTATATAATTCTGAAACTGAATGCAGGGCTGAAGATGTTATTAATTTAATAGAAGATACTAGAAAAAAAATAGAACAGCATTATGCTTTTAATCCAAAAATTAATATTGTTTTACTTAGTTAA
- a CDS encoding FtsW/RodA/SpoVE family cell cycle protein, whose amino-acid sequence MINRKLFPDKYLLIIYIALLVAGLVAIYGAQTIHEPNTAYFSNHLKLLSFMLIFTIIMMIIPDFFTFLDKMVPLILLFTLLLLASVCLFGITVAGSYARRWLLLPFGITIQPSEIAKITCSIYFASVLSKKGEKLIDIKRGLFPPLLILIIVSGLILVEPDSGTALLFSIVGFAIFFYGGIPLRSILLSGILLLILFAIFIFNTPYMKSRVVSFLDPQSQPEEEVYQIRRAKLAFNYGGVTGIPDEYIADVSTHLPAALTDFIYASVSQRYGLVGNLIILLLFLSFTIRGFIISSRTNDLFLKNLSFAITMFISVQAYLNIMVATLMLPTTGMTLPIISYGRNALVVNMIMIGILLKITQRREQ is encoded by the coding sequence ATGATAAATAGAAAATTGTTTCCTGATAAATATTTATTAATAATATATATAGCTTTACTTGTAGCTGGATTAGTTGCTATATATGGGGCGCAAACAATACATGAGCCTAATACAGCATATTTTTCTAATCATTTGAAATTATTATCATTTATGCTTATTTTTACTATTATTATGATGATAATTCCGGATTTCTTTACATTTTTGGATAAAATGGTTCCTTTAATTTTACTTTTTACATTACTGCTTCTTGCATCTGTATGTTTATTTGGTATAACTGTTGCAGGAAGTTATGCAAGAAGATGGCTTCTTCTTCCATTTGGAATTACAATACAGCCTTCAGAAATAGCAAAGATAACTTGCAGTATATATTTTGCAAGTGTTTTAAGTAAGAAAGGAGAGAAATTAATTGATATAAAAAGAGGGTTATTTCCTCCGTTATTAATTTTAATAATAGTTTCAGGACTTATTTTAGTAGAGCCTGATTCCGGTACTGCACTTCTATTTTCTATAGTTGGTTTTGCTATATTCTTTTATGGAGGCATACCTTTAAGATCAATACTTCTTTCAGGTATTTTGTTATTAATTCTTTTTGCTATATTTATTTTTAATACCCCTTATATGAAAAGCAGAGTTGTATCATTTTTAGATCCTCAGAGTCAGCCTGAAGAAGAGGTTTATCAAATTAGAAGGGCAAAATTAGCATTTAATTATGGGGGCGTTACAGGAATTCCAGATGAATATATAGCTGATGTTAGTACGCATTTGCCTGCTGCTTTAACTGACTTTATATATGCTTCTGTTTCTCAAAGATATGGATTGGTTGGGAATTTGATTATATTACTTTTATTTTTATCATTTACTATTAGGGGATTTATAATATCGTCGCGTACTAATGATCTGTTTTTGAAAAATCTTTCATTTGCCATTACCATGTTCATTAGTGTGCAGGCATATTTAAATATAATGGTAGCTACTCTTATGCTGCCTACTACAGGTATGACGCTTCCTATCATTAGTTATGGAAGAAATGCTTTAGTTGTTAATATGATAATGATAGGTATCTTATTAAAAATAACTCAAAGGAGAGAACAATGA
- the pta gene encoding phosphate acetyltransferase — translation MASFMDNLKEKVKSNPKTIILAEGYDERHVKATVILKKEQLVKGIILVGDTAKIESLAKENDLKLDDGFARIFDPKKEAKSEEYIEMLFKAREKKGMTKDHARDLITNHSIYAAAAMIADNDADGMVGGAVYSTGEMLRAALFLIGLKPGIRTLSSTFFLESPDKSLFTNGISCFADCAVIPEPTPQQLADIAKATAESYRNMTGNEPKVALLSFSTKGSAEHESIERVREAKKILDSQEVDFVYDGEMQLDAAMIEKVAAQKAPGSPIKGDANVFIFPELNSGNIGHKIAQRVGKCTAIGPMLQGIAKPANDLSRGCSAQDIADLAVITSLQAK, via the coding sequence ATGGCATCATTTATGGATAATTTAAAAGAAAAAGTAAAATCTAATCCAAAAACTATAATCTTAGCAGAAGGATATGATGAAAGACATGTTAAGGCTACTGTTATATTAAAAAAAGAACAGTTAGTTAAAGGAATCATATTAGTAGGAGATACTGCTAAAATAGAAAGTCTAGCTAAAGAAAATGATTTAAAATTAGACGATGGTTTTGCAAGAATTTTTGATCCAAAAAAAGAAGCTAAATCAGAAGAATATATTGAAATGCTTTTCAAAGCTAGAGAAAAGAAAGGTATGACTAAAGATCATGCTAGAGATTTAATTACAAATCATTCTATATACGCAGCCGCTGCAATGATAGCTGATAATGATGCTGACGGTATGGTAGGCGGTGCTGTTTATTCTACAGGTGAAATGCTTAGAGCTGCTTTATTCTTAATAGGCTTAAAACCAGGAATTAGAACTTTATCATCTACATTCTTCCTTGAAAGCCCTGATAAGTCTTTATTTACAAATGGTATATCATGTTTTGCTGACTGTGCGGTTATACCTGAACCTACACCTCAACAGCTTGCTGATATTGCTAAAGCTACAGCTGAATCTTATAGGAATATGACAGGTAATGAACCTAAAGTTGCTTTACTTTCATTCTCTACTAAAGGTTCTGCTGAACATGAATCAATTGAGAGAGTTAGAGAAGCTAAAAAGATTTTGGATTCTCAAGAAGTTGATTTTGTTTATGACGGCGAAATGCAGCTTGATGCAGCTATGATTGAAAAAGTTGCTGCTCAAAAAGCTCCTGGTTCTCCTATTAAAGGTGATGCTAACGTATTTATATTCCCAGAATTAAACTCAGGAAATATCGGACACAAAATAGCTCAGAGAGTTGGTAAATGTACAGCTATAGGTCCTATGCTTCAAGGTATTGCTAAACCTGCTAATGACCTTTCAAGAGGATGTTCTGCTCAGGATATTGCTGATTTAGCTGTTATAACTTCTTTACAAGCTAAATAA
- the murC gene encoding UDP-N-acetylmuramate--L-alanine ligase — protein sequence MFTKRKEKIHFIGIGGIGMSAIASVLNAIGFTITGSDLAKTAKTESLESSGIKVYYGHKAQNIEDDVTAVVTSSAISPTNEEIIEAKSKKITVISRGEMLAELMRLRYGIAISGSHGKTTTTSLISQIMMHAGLNPVCIIGGNHFNLKSNAACNDLSSEYMVCEADESDGSFLRLSPVINVVTNIDNDHLDYYGNVEALRVAFLEFINKVPFYGCSFLCFEDNVVKDLSKSANKKYYSYGFSKDYDFYVDRDSIRVEAPITYFTAYHNSECLGEFSVPLIGIHNVLNSLASIGVGIHLGIDIADIKEGLKTFEGVGRRLNKLYDKEITLFDDYAHHPTEIKATLSSVRNAYKNRRIIAVFQPHRYSRTELLLNDFESAFNDADEVIISDIYAAGESPIPGISGEIICDVVRKQNNHVRYVPNIEDVLPVLDDIKKDGDIILTLGAGNIVRISNEYARKLQNG from the coding sequence ATGTTTACAAAGAGAAAAGAAAAGATACATTTTATAGGAATCGGCGGAATTGGAATGAGTGCTATAGCAAGTGTATTAAATGCTATAGGTTTTACTATAACAGGAAGTGATTTAGCTAAAACAGCAAAAACAGAATCTTTAGAATCTTCAGGAATAAAAGTTTATTATGGGCATAAAGCACAAAATATTGAAGATGATGTTACAGCAGTAGTAACTTCATCGGCTATAAGTCCAACTAATGAAGAAATTATAGAAGCGAAATCAAAAAAGATAACAGTTATATCAAGAGGTGAAATGCTTGCTGAACTTATGCGTTTAAGATATGGTATAGCTATATCAGGTTCGCATGGTAAAACTACAACAACATCTCTTATAAGTCAGATAATGATGCATGCCGGACTCAATCCTGTTTGTATAATAGGAGGAAATCATTTTAATTTGAAAAGCAATGCTGCTTGCAATGATTTAAGCAGTGAGTATATGGTATGTGAGGCAGATGAGAGTGACGGAAGTTTTTTAAGGCTTTCACCTGTTATTAATGTAGTTACTAATATTGATAATGATCATTTGGATTATTATGGAAATGTAGAGGCTTTAAGAGTTGCTTTTTTAGAGTTTATAAATAAAGTACCTTTTTACGGCTGTTCATTTTTATGTTTTGAAGATAATGTGGTAAAAGATTTATCAAAGAGTGCTAATAAAAAATATTATTCTTATGGTTTTTCAAAAGATTATGATTTTTACGTTGATAGAGATTCTATTAGAGTGGAAGCGCCTATAACTTATTTTACTGCTTATCATAATAGTGAATGTTTAGGAGAGTTTTCTGTTCCTCTTATAGGAATTCATAATGTATTGAATTCTTTAGCTTCTATAGGGGTTGGTATTCATTTAGGTATAGATATTGCTGATATAAAAGAAGGATTAAAAACTTTTGAAGGCGTTGGAAGGAGATTAAATAAGCTTTACGATAAAGAGATAACTTTATTTGATGATTATGCTCATCACCCTACAGAGATAAAAGCTACACTTTCATCTGTAAGAAATGCTTATAAAAATAGAAGAATAATAGCTGTATTTCAGCCTCATAGATACAGCAGGACAGAACTTCTTCTTAATGATTTTGAATCTGCATTTAATGATGCTGACGAAGTTATTATTAGTGATATTTATGCTGCAGGAGAATCACCTATACCTGGAATAAGCGGCGAGATTATATGTGATGTTGTTAGAAAACAGAATAATCATGTAAGATATGTTCCAAATATAGAAGATGTATTGCCTGTACTTGATGATATAAAAAAAGATGGCGATATAATATTGACTTTGGGAGCAGGCAATATAGTAAGGATTAGTAATGAATATGCAAGAAAATTACAAAATGGTTGA
- a CDS encoding DMT family transporter, whose translation MANKERLGTIGIFLTALIWGYSFVAVKVVVREIEPFYLVGIRNFAGGIFLSLVFFKRMKNISKKDIILSIPVGIALFLGFFLQTMSSKFITASKVAFFTGSYVIFIPFFSWIVYKKSPHISAFIAAVITVLGLYLLSSFDGFSGIEIGDLFALICAVVFAVHLMLIDKMLEYVDGVIMAALQLIIAGIVSLSVGVVTSTPFNFNVSSEAIYSLIYLAIGATGIAYLLQTVSQKYVNPSKAGIILSLESFLGALGGVIFMKDPVTINFVIGGACMIAAVFICEIGSSVKKDA comes from the coding sequence ATGGCTAATAAAGAAAGATTAGGAACTATAGGAATATTTTTGACAGCATTAATTTGGGGATATAGTTTTGTTGCTGTTAAGGTTGTAGTTAGAGAAATAGAACCTTTTTACCTTGTAGGAATAAGAAATTTTGCCGGAGGAATTTTTCTATCTCTCGTATTTTTCAAAAGAATGAAGAATATTTCAAAAAAGGATATTATATTATCAATACCTGTTGGAATAGCATTATTTTTAGGATTCTTTTTGCAGACTATGAGTTCTAAATTTATAACAGCTTCAAAGGTGGCATTTTTTACAGGTTCTTATGTTATATTTATACCATTTTTTTCTTGGATAGTATATAAAAAAAGCCCTCATATTTCAGCATTTATAGCAGCAGTGATTACAGTTTTGGGTTTATATTTATTGAGTTCTTTCGATGGGTTTTCAGGAATAGAGATTGGTGATTTATTTGCATTGATTTGTGCTGTTGTATTTGCTGTACATTTAATGCTTATAGATAAAATGCTTGAATATGTAGACGGTGTTATAATGGCGGCTCTTCAACTTATTATAGCTGGAATAGTTTCTCTTTCTGTAGGGGTGGTGACTTCTACTCCTTTCAATTTTAATGTTTCTAGTGAGGCTATTTACTCACTTATTTATTTAGCCATAGGAGCTACAGGTATTGCTTATTTGCTTCAAACAGTATCTCAAAAGTATGTAAATCCTAGTAAGGCTGGAATTATACTCAGTTTAGAGTCTTTTTTGGGAGCATTAGGAGGAGTGATTTTTATGAAAGATCCAGTTACAATAAATTTTGTTATAGGCGGTGCTTGCATGATTGCTGCTGTATTTATATGTGAGATAGGAAGCAGCGTGAAAAAAGATGCATAA
- a CDS encoding diguanylate cyclase, producing the protein MYRSIIKSIMENKIEVIKKDSTLVEVASLVSKSSNKILAVINDSDKIVGIINYNELLVNILKNINKKDSKNIFNKAISTFMNKNLVIAHPEDDISVAFDIMKENKIDYLVIVNNDHYPIGIINIYDIYETIIKIRMRNMNLAINEVEKKSSIEKDKVIKKLMKEIDTLHAQSTIDPLTGLFNVRYFNKIIEEEVERAKRYKYSISIIFMDLDHFKDINDIYGHDCGNVVLHEIGRLLSNTSENINMLRKSDIAIRYGGEEFIVICPNTKKEQAYIVAERIRKTVEKKRFSYESTIINVTVSVGIAEHKGTSKKPIAETIKNADTAMYEAKHLGRNKVILH; encoded by the coding sequence ATGTATAGAAGTATTATCAAATCGATAATGGAAAACAAAATCGAAGTAATAAAGAAAGACTCTACTTTAGTAGAGGTAGCTTCTCTTGTATCTAAATCTTCTAATAAGATATTAGCTGTTATTAATGATTCTGATAAAATAGTTGGAATAATTAACTATAATGAATTATTAGTAAATATATTAAAAAATATTAATAAAAAAGATTCAAAAAATATTTTTAATAAAGCAATATCAACTTTTATGAATAAAAACCTTGTAATAGCGCATCCTGAAGACGATATATCAGTTGCTTTTGATATAATGAAAGAAAATAAAATAGATTATTTAGTAATAGTAAATAATGATCATTACCCTATTGGAATTATTAATATATATGATATATATGAAACAATAATAAAAATACGAATGCGCAATATGAATTTAGCTATCAATGAGGTAGAAAAGAAATCTTCTATAGAAAAAGACAAAGTAATAAAAAAATTAATGAAAGAAATAGATACTTTGCATGCTCAATCTACTATAGATCCTTTAACAGGATTGTTTAATGTAAGATATTTCAATAAAATTATAGAAGAAGAAGTAGAAAGAGCTAAAAGATATAAATACAGTATATCTATTATATTTATGGACCTTGACCATTTCAAAGATATTAATGATATATATGGTCATGATTGTGGCAATGTTGTTCTTCATGAAATAGGAAGATTATTAAGTAACACATCTGAGAATATTAATATGCTTAGAAAAAGTGATATAGCTATTCGTTACGGCGGTGAAGAATTTATAGTTATATGTCCTAATACTAAAAAAGAGCAAGCCTATATAGTAGCTGAAAGAATAAGAAAAACTGTAGAAAAGAAAAGATTTAGTTATGAATCTACTATCATAAATGTAACAGTAAGTGTTGGTATTGCAGAACACAAAGGAACATCTAAAAAACCTATAGCAGAAACAATAAAAAATGCGGATACTGCAATGTATGAAGCAAAACACCTTGGAAGAAATAAGGTAATACTGCATTAA
- a CDS encoding HD-GYP domain-containing protein yields the protein MFNNNLEKNTLFAGSKYYIYKSYLDMIEFFIDPNELNSKDYFYSIFTNCKDPIENTEKAQEAILENILSMNEYQRVENIKNLIIELEIEENRDKFTCKAAKLVGEILIRLGLMIRINVIGNISENTESHRNIYESKKYNTNYEELMKSIAESAFVLLNKNYEKEDMFSDVIGFTGCNIIDHSNRLFINTIEFMIFYNKNISMGMLSKIRAKWKNDYMPYYIKISKKNKFIKDISKLDNIFKLGIRQFDYSEIVNMSIAALLHDITLTEIINYLPTENININNELYSHSIKSYNYIKYSISNNQDINLAVGVHHEYYGYGHGLSITLCEAMKSKRPHFEYPYLISFDSKDIFNFTAFIYYPVKIIEILDLYDFLKYKHDICINEINTDLEIVDYMYDNFLKDEVKIDYIIFSIFKNYLSDMKTFN from the coding sequence TTGTTTAATAATAATTTAGAAAAAAATACTTTATTTGCCGGATCCAAATATTATATATATAAATCTTATTTAGATATGATAGAATTCTTCATTGATCCTAATGAATTAAATAGTAAAGACTATTTCTACTCTATTTTTACAAATTGTAAAGATCCTATAGAAAATACAGAAAAAGCTCAGGAAGCTATACTCGAAAATATATTATCTATGAATGAATACCAAAGAGTTGAAAATATAAAAAATTTAATAATAGAACTAGAAATAGAAGAAAATAGAGATAAATTCACCTGCAAAGCTGCAAAACTTGTAGGAGAAATATTAATAAGATTAGGTCTTATGATAAGAATAAATGTAATAGGAAATATATCTGAAAATACTGAAAGTCATAGGAATATTTATGAAAGTAAGAAATATAATACAAACTATGAAGAATTAATGAAGAGTATTGCTGAAAGTGCTTTCGTATTACTAAATAAAAATTATGAAAAAGAAGATATGTTCTCTGATGTAATTGGATTCACAGGATGTAATATAATAGATCACAGCAATAGATTATTTATTAATACAATAGAATTTATGATATTCTATAATAAGAATATAAGTATGGGAATGCTTTCAAAAATAAGAGCTAAATGGAAAAACGATTATATGCCTTATTATATAAAAATATCAAAGAAAAATAAATTTATAAAAGACATTTCAAAATTAGATAATATATTCAAATTAGGAATAAGACAATTTGATTATAGCGAAATTGTAAATATGTCTATTGCAGCACTTCTTCATGATATTACATTAACAGAAATAATTAATTATTTACCTACAGAAAATATTAACATAAATAATGAATTATATTCACATTCTATTAAATCATATAACTATATAAAATACTCTATATCTAATAATCAGGATATAAACTTAGCTGTTGGAGTTCATCATGAATACTATGGATACGGACATGGACTTTCAATAACATTATGTGAAGCTATGAAATCTAAAAGACCTCATTTTGAATATCCATATTTAATAAGTTTTGATTCTAAAGATATATTTAATTTCACAGCTTTTATATACTATCCTGTTAAAATTATAGAAATATTAGATTTATATGATTTTCTAAAATATAAACATGATATTTGTATAAATGAAATCAATACTGATTTAGAAATAGTAGATTATATGTATGATAACTTTTTGAAAGATGAAGTAAAAATAGATTATATAATATTTTCAATTTTCAAAAATTATTTATCAGATATGAAAACTTTCAATTAA
- a CDS encoding helix-turn-helix transcriptional regulator: MYNYIYTQEDFSILNSYKNISISLGKYLGDNVEIVIYSFENDDCPIVFIVNEYLHNKNIGDAISDKDRSILNEMLDKNNNKFFKNNFIETVTGECHKINYTVIENSNGIPIAMMVISWKFDISLVNTLKVFIPDNINSDVKDTKKSKSEDIIVDSLKKVIGTVDKDEVGPSVYNKTIIKKLYAQGIFEFKESVQLVANYLNISHHTVYLHLRSIKRSKKNSK; encoded by the coding sequence ATGTATAATTATATATACACTCAAGAAGATTTCAGCATATTAAATAGTTATAAAAATATTTCTATATCATTAGGTAAATATCTTGGTGATAATGTTGAAATAGTGATATATTCTTTTGAAAATGATGATTGTCCTATAGTTTTTATAGTTAATGAATATTTGCATAATAAAAACATTGGCGATGCTATTTCCGATAAAGACAGAAGCATATTAAATGAAATGCTTGATAAAAATAATAATAAATTTTTTAAAAATAATTTTATTGAAACTGTTACAGGTGAATGTCATAAAATAAATTATACAGTTATAGAAAATTCTAATGGTATTCCTATAGCTATGATGGTTATAAGTTGGAAATTTGATATTTCTTTGGTTAATACATTAAAAGTGTTTATACCTGATAATATTAATTCAGATGTAAAAGATACTAAAAAAAGTAAGTCAGAAGATATTATTGTAGACTCTCTTAAAAAAGTTATAGGAACAGTAGATAAAGATGAAGTAGGTCCTTCCGTTTATAATAAAACAATAATAAAAAAATTATATGCACAGGGTATATTTGAGTTTAAAGAGTCAGTTCAATTAGTAGCAAATTATTTGAATATTTCGCATCATAC
- a CDS encoding UDP-N-acetylglucosamine--N-acetylmuramyl-(pentapeptide) pyrophosphoryl-undecaprenol N-acetylglucosamine transferase: MNVILCGGGTAGHITPAISIYDYMKKGGHKPRLVVAQKDYPLIPSNYDFNTIDINSPGNFLKKIVFILKFIPALMKSYSIIKRHKPDCVIGMGGFVSFPMLYAAKSKNIPIFLCEQNSIPGKVNRIFYKDAKRAYLTFSKTLEFMPNGKVFGNPVRNDFFVVHRESARTVMKLKEDDKLLVVMGGSQGALKLNELFFECIKDIKEKVNNLYIVWLAGPKWANDIIAKVNNAKFENVFVHSYYRDMANLLHAADFVISRAGSSSISEILAVNVPSLLVPFPYATDNHQYFNALDLLNKDMAYLIEESDLDKEKLENIVVNNLNNEDRLKKMRDNIKNNWSARAVSSIVDDITGILEQNN; this comes from the coding sequence ATGAATGTAATTTTATGCGGCGGAGGAACTGCCGGACACATAACTCCTGCTATTTCTATATATGATTATATGAAAAAAGGAGGGCATAAACCAAGACTTGTTGTTGCTCAAAAAGATTATCCATTGATACCGAGCAATTATGATTTTAATACTATAGATATTAATTCTCCAGGAAATTTTTTAAAGAAAATAGTATTTATATTAAAATTTATACCAGCTTTGATGAAATCATATAGTATAATAAAAAGGCATAAGCCTGATTGTGTAATAGGTATGGGAGGATTTGTATCATTTCCTATGCTTTATGCAGCAAAGAGTAAGAATATACCTATATTTTTATGCGAACAGAATTCAATACCTGGTAAGGTTAATAGAATATTCTATAAAGATGCTAAAAGAGCATATTTAACTTTTTCAAAGACTTTAGAGTTTATGCCTAATGGAAAAGTTTTTGGAAACCCTGTTAGAAATGATTTCTTTGTGGTTCATAGAGAAAGTGCAAGAACTGTTATGAAATTAAAAGAAGATGATAAACTTTTAGTTGTTATGGGAGGATCGCAGGGTGCTTTAAAATTGAATGAATTATTTTTTGAATGCATAAAAGATATAAAAGAAAAAGTTAATAATTTATATATAGTATGGCTTGCAGGTCCTAAATGGGCTAATGATATAATTGCTAAAGTGAATAATGCCAAATTTGAAAATGTTTTTGTACATAGTTATTATAGAGATATGGCAAATTTACTACATGCAGCAGATTTTGTTATATCTAGAGCAGGAAGCAGTTCTATCAGTGAAATATTAGCTGTAAATGTTCCTTCATTATTAGTACCTTTTCCTTATGCAACAGATAATCATCAATATTTTAATGCTTTAGATTTGCTTAATAAAGATATGGCATATTTGATAGAAGAATCTGATTTGGATAAGGAAAAATTGGAGAATATTGTTGTGAATAATTTGAATAATGAAGACAGATTAAAAAAGATGAGAGATAATATTAAAAATAATTGGAGTGCTAGAGCTGTATCTTCAATAGTTGATGATATAACTGGAATTCTAGAACAAAATAATTAA